In Chitinophaga oryzae, the sequence GAACCCATGATCAATACCGTGCTGTAGCCCCCTGAGAAGTAGCCCTGTTTTTATTTCAAAATGACCAAAATTCTGTGACCCGCGCGTTTATTAACCTAACATATACATTATGAAAAAAAATCAATTACTGTTAGCAGCAGCTATCCTGACCTTTATTGTTAGTTCCTGTAAAAAAGATGTTCAACCCGACGTTGAAAGCCCACAGACCGTTAAAAGTTTTAAAGACCTGCAAAAAGTTCCCAATGCCGTAGTCAACGTTAAGGCAGGAAACATCAGCCTGCAGGATGTATTGAACAACAACAAACAGAGCATTCTGTCATTTCTCCGGGACAGCGCGTGGGCCAATGGGACCGGGAAGACCATGATCTTTTCTTCTGATGAGCAGATCGCTCCCGAGAACCAGTTAAGGCTCGTGTATCCCGGATCAGTACTGCAATCTTCCGGCATCGCCAACCTGCAGTATGTGCCGCTTGCACAGCTCCAGGGTAAAGTGAAGCCGATCACTGTTTCTGTTTCAGCGCCAGGCAAGTACATTACTGCCGATATTCCAAAGCCCAGCCTTTCCGCCACAAGGTCCTTCATCAGCAATGTTTTTGGCAGCCAGGTGGGTAATGAGCTGGTAGGCTTTCAGTTTGACATGAGCCAGTTTACCTATTATGAAGAGCTGAAGCTGGCTATCGGCGCCAATGTAAACATCGGCTCCATGTTCTCTGTAGGCGCTTCTTTCGGCAAAGAAAAAGTGGAAAAAACCACCGGCCTCATTGCTAAATTTATCCAGAAGAACTTCACCCTGGACATGGACCTGCCGTCAGAAGGCAATCTGTTCGATTCCACTGTTACTCCTGCGATGCTGGCGCCGTATTCTCCGGTGTATGTAAGCTCCATCACCTATGGAAGAATGGGTATTATCAAGGTAGAGTCCAATTATTCCTATGATGTGCTGAAAGTCGCTTTCAACCTGGCGTTTAAAGTGTCCACTGTTGGCGGTGGTGTTACCGTTGACGCCCAGACGAAAAAGATCATCGACGAATCAAGCATCATGGTAAGGACCATTGGCGGCGAAGGCAGCGAAGTGACCAAGACCATTGTTGGTTACGACGAATTCAGAAAATATATTGAATCCGGCGGAAATTATACCGCACAGGCGCCTGGTTTCCCGCTGTATTTCACATTGAGCCACGTTAGCGACCATTCTGTGTTCAGCACCATCTTCAATGTAAACATCCCCAATCAATAATTCCTATGACCTATATTAAAAGGATAACCGGCGCTGCCGCGTTACTTTTGCTCATTCTGTCGGGATGCAAAAAACATAACGACGTCGCAGGCACTAACAGCATGCAGGGGCTATCCAAAGTATCCCTGCCCACTATTGAGCTGAAAGCCCATAACTATCTCCCCGGTGGAATCGGTGTGGTGAAGTTCGGCGAAATGGACCCTAATACTGCAGCCAATGAAGTAAAGACCAATACGGTGGAGCTACGCGATAGTATCTGGACCGATGGTTTTGGCAAGACCGTGATCGGCGTTTCAGATGAGATCAGTATTTCGCAAACCACACATTTACAGCGCGCTTTTGCCGGATCGCTGATACAGGGTAATTCGATCAATGACCTGACCCTTAAGCCCATAGCGACCTATCAAAGCAAGGTGAAGCCGTTGAAAGTATCTGTTTCGTTCCCCGCAAAACGTGTGAGCGGCGTGATCAGCAATGTGAGCCTGTCCGGCACCAGGTCATTCATCTCCGATATCATGTACAACAACCAGCTGGGCAACCAGTACGCTTCCTATGGCTACAGCATGGAGCGGTTTACATCATATGACGAGATTAAAACTGCCTTTGGTTCCAACGTTAATACCAGAGCGCTGTTCTACAAAAGCTCCAGCTCTTCTTCCGGTGAGGAACACCGTATTACCAAAAGATCCGGTATTTATGTGCGTTTCGTGCAACGGAACTTCACCATCGACGTGGACCTGCCGGATGGCGGCAACCTGATGGACCCTTCTGTCAATCCGGCCGACCTGGCCGGGATGAGCCCTACCTACGTTAGCTCTATCACCTATGGCAGAATGGGCATCATGTCGATTGAATCGGACTCTTCTTATGAAGCCACGTATGAGGCGTTCAACAAAGCTTACAAAGCACTGTTTGTGAGCGGTTCGAGCTATCTTACTGAAAGCGAGAAGAGAATCATTGATCACGCGGACATGCGTTTGTTCCTCGTAGGTACCGATGGGGAGGCTACCGTTAAATCCGTGCTCGGATTTGATGCGTTTCTGAAGGTGGCGCAGGAAGGACAGCAGTTTTCCGCCGACAAGCCGGGCGTTCCTATCTATTTCTCACTGAGCAACCTGTCAGACCACAGCCTGGTGAAACAAACGTTCAGGGTAAGCGTGTACACTGATCCGGTGTATGCCAGGATGGAAACGGAAGGCGTAAAGACTGAAACGGCCCGGAACTGGTATGGTGATCAGTGGGAAGATCTGACGAAAACGAAAGGACGCGTATTTGTCCGTTTTTATTCGGATGTACAGGCTACGAAGCCCACCAATCCGCCGTTGTTCGTGAGATTTAACTACAAGGTAGTAAAGAGAAATGTCTTTGCTGTATATGGAATGCCGGGGGGCAGCTTCCCATATGAAGAAAAGACCACGGAGGAAAAAGGTTTTTGTTACAATGTGTTCCGGATCACGCAGTATCCGCTGGCAGATCCTGCACTGCTGGAAGATCGAACGGAACGTAACAGGACTTACCAGGAGGACACGATGACCCTTACTGAGACCACCTCCACCTCGGATGAGTATACGTATGTGTTGTTGCCGGGTGATTTTTATAAGGTGCTGACACCTGTCAGACGATAAATAAGTGATAATGATTTTGATAAACCATCAATACGGGAAGAAATTTCTTCTTCCCGTATTCCTTATTTACAGCGTTTTAGCGGCGTGTAAAAAGAATGATGACGTTCCTAAGGTGCCCGATGTTACTGCAAAGGAGCCACTTTGGGCGGATTCTGTCTTTCTGTACGCGAGCCAGGTTTACCTGTGGAATGAGCAGCTGCCGGCCATAAAAGATTTTAACCCGCGCAGATATGTTTCGTCCGAAGGCCAGCTACACTACAAAAAGGAGTTGTTCGATATCAGCCAGATGGCCATTAATAGCCAGACCGGCAACCCCTACGAGTTTAACCGGTTGATACCTTCCATACCGAAATACAGCGCTATTTTCGGCGCGTCCGACAATGGCCCTGAGATGGTAACGGCAGAGGTGTCAGACAGGTTCGGCGTCAGCATCGTAGTGGTCCAGGAGCAGGCGTTATATGTTAAATACGTTGTAAAGGGAAGCGATGCGGAGAGGGCCGGTATCAGAAGAGGGATGCGGATCGTCAGCATCAACGGGCGCCCCGTTGAGATAACGGCTGCCTACATTGCGACGATCATGAAGATTTTCAATGAAGGGACACAACTGGACCTTCTTTGCAGGGACCACAACGTGGACCGCCGGTATAGCCTCGCCTACAAAAGAAACAACTACTTTGAGCCTATCCTGAAAGATACGGTCCTGTCGCTGCCGGATGGCCGCAAGGCCGGTTATCTGGCTTATCTCCGGTTTACCGATGTCCGGCATGTCTATAAAGACCTCGATCGTGTTACCGGCGGCTTTGCCGCCAGCGACGTATCTGACGTGATCATTGACCTTCGTTACAACGGCGGCGGCAATCTTACGGAACTGGACCGCCTGGCGAACCTGCTGGCGCCATTTGCCGCCGATGGAAAGGTAATGCGAAGAGAACAATACAATGACCTGGTGAAGTCCGGAAAGGCCACGCTGCTTTCAAAACAACCAATTTTCGGCGCTGACGGCTTACCGATTTATTACAACGGGAGGGTAATCACCTATGGGGATGTCGATTACACGGAAGAAAAAAATACGGTCTACTTTAACAAAACGGCAGGAATAGGCACGCTCAAAGACCTGTACGTCATCGTAAGCGAGCATACCGCTTCGGCTGCCGAGTTGTTGGTCAGCTGCCTCCAGCCTTACCTGAAGATAAAAATCATAGGAGTGAGCGCAGCTGCCGGGAACCTTACGGCTGTCAGAACGTACGGGAAACCCGTTGGCTTCTTTCCGCTGGTGATCGGCAACATGAGCGTTTATTATTCCTTGTTCAGGAACGTGAATGCCAACGGAAAGGGTGACTATTATGACGGGCTGCAAGCCGATATCAGCGTGTATGATGATCCGCAGTTTGATTTTGGCAGCAGGGGAGAAGCTGGCCTGGAAGCCGCACTGGCCCTGATCTCCGGCCAACGCGCGCAACATCCTGCAACGGAGCTGATACGTGGCGCCGCAGCTTCCTGGAGGGATTTGAACGTGCAGGAACATCCACCCGGCATGCAAAAGTCGACGATCATGCTGAAAGATGGTACCAGTATTCGTGTTGACCGATAGGGGCACCAAAGGCTGTAAAAATGGATGAAGTATTGTTGCCGGCTGTCCGGGCTAAATGTTTAAATTTACAATGAATCAATACATACAGCTTTGGAAACGACAGACGAACAATTACTGGACAACCCTGCCTGGAGCGCGCTCACAACGGTGCAGGCTCCATTGGCGGAAGGTACCGCTCACTGCAAGAGATACAGGAGAGAAGTTCTCTCTTTTGTCGCCTGCGATCATGCGGCAGGCCATTCGCTGGAAGAATTACAGCCATGGATACACGAAGGGGAATCGTTTTACCTGATAGGGACGTTGCCGCCGCTGCCGGCCAACTGGCAGGTGGTGCACGAATTGCCGTGTGCGCAGATGGTCCTGCAGCGCATGAATGAAATACCAGCAAAGACGCCGGTGGAGATCGCTGTAATGACCGCTGCGGATGGAGGCGACATGTATGACCTGGTCAACCGGGTGCAGCCGGGTTATTACAATCCTGGCACACCGTTGCTGGGCACCTATTACGGTATCCGGCAGGAAGGCCGCCTGGTAGCCATGGCGGGCGAAAGGATGCGTATGCAGGGGTTTACGGAGCTGAGCGCCATCGTCACCGATCCGGCCTTTACCGGCAGAGGGTTTGCGCAACAGTTGATCACCCGTTTGTGCCAGCAGCATGCAGCTGACGGCGCCACCTCCATGCTGCATGTGTCCGTGGCCAATGAGCGGGCCATCCGGCTGTATGAGCATATGGGCTTTGTGACCCGCCGCGAAATCGTTTTCAGAAAAATCGTCACGGGGTAATCACTTTTTAAACCTTGCAGGGTACATCCACGCACTGACCTGGTACGGATAGGGCTCGTACATTTTATTGTCTTCTGTAAACGTGTAACCCTGTTTGAAATCATCATAAGCTTTCTGCATAACCTCCCGGGCTTCTGCGTCGCGTTGCAGACGCATCAGGCATTGCGCTTTGTAATAGCCCGCATCGGAAAATTGCCCGTATAGCAACAGGCTGTAGGTAAAGCGGTCCAGCGCTTCGGCGTATTTTCCCTGCTCGAAATCTACAATACCCAGGTAAAAAGGATAGAGGCTGTGCAAGGGCGCTTCGGTACCGGATTGCTCCCAGCGCTCCACACACTGCCGGAAGTAAGTCCGGGCGCTGTCATATTGGTTCAGCTGAAGGTAGCAAAGGCCCAGGTAAAAATCATAAGGATGGTCCATTACGCCGTAGTGACCGCTTATCCGCTTCGCCTCTCTGAAATCGGCGATCGCCGACACATATGATTTCTGGAAAATACATTTGATGAAAGCACGGTAGTCGAGGTATTCGGACGGATCATAGGCCACCGCCTTGTCCAGATAGGCCATGCCGGCTTCATACTTACGCTGTTTAAACAGCGGCATGGCTTTCAGCTGCCATAACTGTGCATTGCGCGGTAGCAGTGCCAGCCCGCTGTCCAGGCACCGGCCCCATTCCGGCGCAAAATAATGGTACCGGGCGGCGGCTTCAACATAGTGCTGCGAGATGGAGTCCTGCTGCTTCGCGGTAAATACCGGTGGTTGTGCATGGCTACCGTGTGGAAGGAGCCATAGGGCGATAAAGAGGCAAACGGTGTATTTCATGAGGTTACTTCAATAGTGACAGGGAAGTTATCGCATTACCGCCATTTAAAAAAGCCTGCCGGGGGCTTTTACGCCGGCAGGCTTTTGATATATCGAAGTAGATCGTTACCGGGCGCTAACCGGTGCGCCATAGGCTTCTTCGATCGTTTTCAGGTCCAGCTTTTTCATTTTGAAGATAGCGTTCATCACACGGCTGAGGCGTTCTTTGTCTTTATCCATGAGCATTTCGCCCAGTTGTACCGGCACCACCTGCCAGGACAGACCGAATTTATCTTTCAGCCAGCCGCATTGGTCGGCTTTGGGATCGCCACCGGCACGCAGTTTTTCCCAGTAGTAGTCTATTTCTTCCTGTGATGCACAGTTCACCATGAAAGAAACAGCCTCGTTGAACTTAAAGTACGGGCCGCCATTGAGCGCCACAAAGTGTTGACCATCGAGTGTAAAGTCAACGGTCAGCACAGAACCGGCCGGCATCCCGTGTATATCGTGACCGGCCTCGGTGTAATGGGTAATGTTGCCGACAGAAGAATTTTTAAAGATGGAAGTATAGAACCTGGCCGCTTCTTCGGCCTGGTTCTCAAACCACAGATGTGGTGAAATTCGCTGGGAAATGATGCTGCTTGCCATAGTGTTTATTTTTTTAACAACTAAGGAATGAAGAGGTTTGATGACATCCCAAAGGTAAAACGGACCTGCCGTTCTACTGGGGGGAGGAGGCGACTTTGTAAAGGGGTATTTGCGACATCGGTATGAATATCTTATTTTAGACGGATGAACCTGAAGTAATCATCCATGAAATTTTTACCGATAGAACGTTATACGTTGTTAACCAAACTTTCCCGGGAAGAAATAAAAGCGCGCCTGGAGGCGAACGTAGAGCCCAAAAGCACCAGGCTGCAGGTCCGGATCGGATGGTCTAAACCCAGGACCACCAAGCCTTATCAGGGGGCGGTCAGCACAAATGGTTTTTACATCAGCCGTATTATCAATTACCGTAACTCCTTTCTGCCGGAGATCAGGGGAGAAGTCAGCCATGAGATAGTGCATACTGCTGTTAAGATCGACATGCAGGTGTCGTGGTTTGTGCGGGTATTTATGTTGTTCTGGTTTGGGGCTGTGGTGGCGGGCCTGGTGCTGTGCGTAGGAGCGATCATCAACGGGTCCCGTGCGGGAGATAAATTCGATCCCTTTTTGCTGGTGCCTTTCCCGATGTTGATATTTGGTTACCTGTTGGTGAGGCTGAGTTTCCAATATGAAGTCAACAAATCCAAAAAGTTCCTGCGCGACCTCCTTCAGGGGTGGGAAGAAGGCAAGGCCTGAGGTTGATCAGGAAAGCCCTAAGGCTTCCATGATCAACGGTATTTGTACCAGGAGCCGGTGTTGAACAGCAAAGCCTGTTCATCTTCCTGTACCCAATCCTTTTCAATCAGCTTTTTCAGCCCCATATAGGTGGCGCTTCCTTCAGGCGATAGCAGGATACCCTCTGCTTCGGCAATTTCGGAGATACCGGCTTCCATTTCTTCTTCGGTGACGGTCAGCGCTTTACCGTCGCTTTGCCGGATTACTTCCTGCATCATGTCTTTTGCAAAAGGCTGTGGAACAGCCAGTCCATAAGCGATGGACGGATAACCGCTGAAGTCATCAGGTAGATTTCCGTTTTCGATGTACTGTACCATGGGAGCACAATTTTGAGATTGAATAATAATCATTCTGGGCAGCTTGCCGGTGACCCAGCCCAGCTGCTGCATTTCGCGGAAGGCTTTCCACATGCCTATCAGGCCGGTGCCGCCGCCGGTGGGGTAAATAATCACATCGGGCAACTGCCAGTGCAGCTGTTCGGCGATTTCATAGCCCATCGTTTTTTTGCCTTCCAGGCGGTATGGTTCTTTTAAGGTGGACATGTCCAAACCGCCGGTTTCCTGCACCAGCTGACGCGCCCTGCGGCCGCAGCTGTCTATCAGCCCGTCGGTGAGCAGCAGTTCCGCCCCGTACAGGCGGCATTCTTCCTGCAGCGTCGCCGGCGTATGCCGTGGCATGATCACTGTCGCTTTCATCCCTGCTTTGGCGCAATAGGCGCTTAAGGCGCCGCCTGCGTTACCGGCAGAGGGGATGATGCAATGTGTGACGCCCAGTTCCTGCGCTTTGGATACCGCCACGCTGATACCCCGGGCTTTGAAGGAACCGGTGGGATTTACACTTTCATCTTTCAGTAATATCTGTACGCCCGTGCGCGCACTGAGCGTGTGCAGGGTGGTCAGCGGCGTGCCGCCTTCTCCCAGGCTCACTATATGACGGGGATCCGCTACCGGCAACATTTCACGGTACCGCCAGATACTGTGGTCCCGTTCTTTGAGAAAATCAGGTGCAGGCAGGTCGCAGGTATAGACGGCTGTCAGCGGTTGCTGGCAGCAGGTGGCGTACGACTGCAATACGGTGGCATCGTATAGCTTTCCGCAGCGGGGGCACTGCAAAGCGGTGAGGCGCGATATGTTCTTTTTTGTAAGTGTCATTCCTTGTAAATGTAGGAATGACCTATAACAAACAGATGGTCTATTTTGTTATAACCTATAACTATTGGTTATATATGCTTCTGGCGTAGCGGATCAGTTTTTTATTCAGCTCACTGGTTTCGCCTTTCCGCTGAATGAAGTAAAAACTTCTTTCTATATGAAGTCCCTCAAAGGAAATCTCCGTCAGGTCACCCTGCTTCAGTTCCTTGAACACAGAGCGTTTGGGCAGAAAGCCAATACAGCCCGACTCTATCAGGAAGTTCTTCAGCGCCTCAGTGCCGCCTAACCGCGCTTTGATCTGTAACTCATCGATGCCGGTCTTGTGTTTCTGCAACGCATCTTTCAGCGCTTCCAGGGTGCCGCTGCCACGTTCCCGCAGTGCAACGGGCATTCGCAATACCTCTTTCAATGGATAGTGCCTCGTTTTGGAGAACCCGCTCTTCCTGCCGCAAACGGCAATCACCTGGTCGTTGATAAAAGGGTGATACACCACGTTGGTCAGCTTGCCGCGGCCTTCTATAATACCCAGGTTGATCTCCTGGTTTAACAACGCCTCCAGCACAATTTCAGCGTTGCGGTTCAGCAGGTTGATCTCTACCTGCGGATACTCTTGCTGAAAGGCAGACAGCACCTTCGGCAATATATACAGCGCCACGGTAGTACTGGCGCCCAGCTTCAGCAACCCCTTGGCCTGGTGCTTGTCGCTGAAAGCGGCCATCTCAAACTCCGTGTCAGCCTGTATGTTCGCTACCTGCAATAAACGCTTCAGTAAAAAACTGCCGGCATCTGTCAGTGATATCTGGATGCCCTTGCGCTCAAACAAACGCGTTCTGTAATATTCTTCCAGGTACTTCACATGTTTGCTGATGGCCGGCTGCGAGATAAACAGGGTCTGGCTGGCCTTGGAGAAACTTTTCTCCCGGGCCACTTCAATAAAAACCTGATGGTGGGTAGAAAGCATGATAAATTACGAATTACGAATTACGAATTACGACCGGAGGCGCGTCTATGTAATTTACAGGATTAGTTGCCGCAGAAAAAAAATAAAAAGAAATAAAACGTTTGTTACATTTGAGATACACAAAAAAATTTCCCAACATTCTTTATGTCCACCCGCTCCAGGAACGCTGTTCACGCGTTGCCACAGAAGATCGCCGCGCTCGATCATCTGCGTGCATTCGCTATTTTCTTTGTCTTCTATTACCACTATCGCATTTTCCCGCACCCGGAATGGCTGGACACGCCTGCGCGTTTCGGGTGGACAGGGGTAGACCTGTTTTTTGTCCTTAGCGGTTACCTTATTGCAGGCCAGCTGTTCAAAGAAGTGGCAGATACGGGAACGGTTAAACTGAAACCGTTTTATATCAAACGCTTTTTCCGCATTGTCCCGCCGTACCTGCTGGTGCTGGCTTTATACTTTTTTCTACCGGTTTTCCGGGAGAAAGAAATGCTGCCGCCCTTGTGGAAATTTCTCACCTTCACACAGAACTTCGGACTAAACCTCAAAACACATGGTACGTTCTCTCACGCGTGGTCGCTTTGTGTGGAGGAGCAGTTTTACCTCCTGTTTCCCTGCCTGCTGGCCCTGCTGCTGTATGTAAAGGCCGGTCGTAAAGCTTTCTGGCTGATACCGGTGCTTTTCGCCGGCGGGCTTGCCTGCCGCTGGTGGATATATAACGTGCTGGTGGCGCCCGCGGGCGACGACCCTAACTTCTGGGTGATCTGGTACCGCGCCATCTATTACCCGGTATACAACCGGCTGGATGGGCTGCTTGCCGGCGTAGCGATCGCCGCGCTGTTTCAGTTCAGGCCGTTGGCGAAAGAGTGGGTCAACAGATACGCCAATGGTTTATTTGCTGTGGGATTGGCTTTGCTCACGGCAGCGTGGTTTGTAACGGAAAACAGTTTTTCCCCGGTGTCCACCGTATATGGTTTCCCGTTAGTGTCCGCCGGCTACGGCGCGATCGTGGCAGCGGCGGTATGTCCCCGCTGCTGGCTGTACCGTGTTCACTCCCGTGTCACAGCGCTGATTGCAGCGCTTTCCTATGCTATTTATCTGAGCCATAAAGGCGTGATACATGTAACGCAGGACCTGCTGGGAGGCCTTGGCCTGGCTAAAAACAGCGGCTGGATGATGCTTTGCTGCACGTTGACCTGCATCCTGGCAGCGTGGCTGATCCGACTGCTGGTAGAAAAGCCGGCGCTGAGAATACGGGACCGTGTGTTATCCCGCAGTGGCGGAGCTGTACGCCCGCCCGTTTCTCAGCAGCAGGCAGCATGACGTATATTACCCGGCAATCCTGCCATCTACCAGGTGGATCACCTTATCGGAACGGCGGGCGAAATCATCATCATGCGTGACGGTCAGGATGGTTTGTCCCCGCTCTGAAGAGAGCTGACGGAAAAGATCGAACACAATGGCGGCATTCTGGCTGTCCAGGTTGCCGGTAGGCTCATCGCCCATAATGATCAGCGGTTCGTTGATCAATGCGCGGGCAATGGCCACCCGCTGCTGCTGTCCGCCGGAGAGGAGGGACGCCCGTTTGGTGGCTTGCGCATCTACCCCTAATAGTTTTAAAAGGTCTATGGCTTTCTGTTCGATCTCGGCGGGAGAATAGCGTGCCAGTTTCAGCGCCGGCAGCATCACATTGCGGAGCACACTGAATTCGGGCAACAGGTAGTGAAACTGGAACACGAAGCCGATGTGATGATTGCGGAAGTCCGCCAGCCACCGGTTACGCTTGCCCTGCATCTCTTCGCCGTTGATGCGGATGCTGCCCTCAAAAGCCGTGTCCATAGTAGATAACAGGTACAGCAGCGTGGATTTGCCACTGCCGGATTTACCGGTAATGGAAACGAAATGGCCTTTTTCTATGTCGAGGCTCACGTCTGTCAGCACCTGCATCCGGGTGGGCTGGTCAAAATATTTGTTGATATTCCTTACTTCTATCAGGTTCATGGTCATCCTCTTAAAATCGTAATAGGATCTACACGGGCGGCTTTGCGGGATGGCAGGTAGCCGGCCAGCGTAGTGGTGAGAATACCGAAGGTGAAACCGGTCACGTAGTACACGGCGCTGAAGCTCACGGGTAAATGGTCCAGTGTGATCATTACATCGCTTTTATAGGGCATTTTGGAAATGCCATATGCTGCCAGGAAACCGAACACCAGTCCCATCAGCGCGCCGGTCAGCCCGATGATCAGCGCCTGCACCAAAAATATCCAGCGGATATCGGTATCGGAAAAGCCCATCGCTTTCAGGATGGCGATGTCTTTCATCTTTTCGTAGATCATCATGGTGAGGATGTTGAAGATACCGAACCCGGCTACCAGCAGGATGGTAACGGCAACGCCATACACGATCATTTTACGGAGCGCGTCGCCCTCCAGCAGGGCGGAGTTGTCCTGCTTCCAGTCGGAGCCGTGAAAGCCGTATTTGGCCTGCAGTTCCCTGGACATGGCCGGCGCCTGTTCCATATCGTGCAGTTTTATTTTGATGTCGGTGATATAGGATGCCGGCACTTCCAGAAAGCGCTGCACGGTATTGAGGCTGGCGTAACTCTGCTGTTTGTCGATATCGGTAAGGCCGGTTTTGAAGATACCGACCACCTTTACGGAGAAATTGTTGCCTTTTTCGGTAGTCACCTCCAGCCGGTCGCCGGTTTTGACGTTGAGCCGTCTGGCCAGGCCTACGCCTACCACGATGCTGTTGGGCAGCGTGGAAAGCTCTCTGAAGCTGCCGTCCACCAGTTTAGCCTGTAAGTTGAACAGCGCATTCTCCTGCTCAAAACGGATACCGTTGATGGTGCCGTTGATACTGCTGGAGCCAAGCCGGTAAAATACCTGCGAGCTGACGGAGCCGGAGATAGCGGCCACCCGCGGGTCTTTTTGCAGGGCCTGTACAATCTGCGGGCCGTCCTTCAGGCTGAGCAGGATATCTTTGGGCTTTACGTGACTGACCACATTAACGGCGCCGGGTTCAGCCCTGTCCAGGATATTGGAAGAGGCTGTCTGTATCTCGTTGTACAGGCGCAGGTGCGGCGACTGTTCAAACGC encodes:
- a CDS encoding GNAT family N-acetyltransferase: METTDEQLLDNPAWSALTTVQAPLAEGTAHCKRYRREVLSFVACDHAAGHSLEELQPWIHEGESFYLIGTLPPLPANWQVVHELPCAQMVLQRMNEIPAKTPVEIAVMTAADGGDMYDLVNRVQPGYYNPGTPLLGTYYGIRQEGRLVAMAGERMRMQGFTELSAIVTDPAFTGRGFAQQLITRLCQQHAADGATSMLHVSVANERAIRLYEHMGFVTRREIVFRKIVTG
- a CDS encoding S41 family peptidase; protein product: MILINHQYGKKFLLPVFLIYSVLAACKKNDDVPKVPDVTAKEPLWADSVFLYASQVYLWNEQLPAIKDFNPRRYVSSEGQLHYKKELFDISQMAINSQTGNPYEFNRLIPSIPKYSAIFGASDNGPEMVTAEVSDRFGVSIVVVQEQALYVKYVVKGSDAERAGIRRGMRIVSINGRPVEITAAYIATIMKIFNEGTQLDLLCRDHNVDRRYSLAYKRNNYFEPILKDTVLSLPDGRKAGYLAYLRFTDVRHVYKDLDRVTGGFAASDVSDVIIDLRYNGGGNLTELDRLANLLAPFAADGKVMRREQYNDLVKSGKATLLSKQPIFGADGLPIYYNGRVITYGDVDYTEEKNTVYFNKTAGIGTLKDLYVIVSEHTASAAELLVSCLQPYLKIKIIGVSAAAGNLTAVRTYGKPVGFFPLVIGNMSVYYSLFRNVNANGKGDYYDGLQADISVYDDPQFDFGSRGEAGLEAALALISGQRAQHPATELIRGAAASWRDLNVQEHPPGMQKSTIMLKDGTSIRVDR
- a CDS encoding tetratricopeptide repeat protein, giving the protein MKYTVCLFIALWLLPHGSHAQPPVFTAKQQDSISQHYVEAAARYHYFAPEWGRCLDSGLALLPRNAQLWQLKAMPLFKQRKYEAGMAYLDKAVAYDPSEYLDYRAFIKCIFQKSYVSAIADFREAKRISGHYGVMDHPYDFYLGLCYLQLNQYDSARTYFRQCVERWEQSGTEAPLHSLYPFYLGIVDFEQGKYAEALDRFTYSLLLYGQFSDAGYYKAQCLMRLQRDAEAREVMQKAYDDFKQGYTFTEDNKMYEPYPYQVSAWMYPARFKK
- a CDS encoding LysR substrate-binding domain-containing protein, producing the protein MLSTHHQVFIEVAREKSFSKASQTLFISQPAISKHVKYLEEYYRTRLFERKGIQISLTDAGSFLLKRLLQVANIQADTEFEMAAFSDKHQAKGLLKLGASTTVALYILPKVLSAFQQEYPQVEINLLNRNAEIVLEALLNQEINLGIIEGRGKLTNVVYHPFINDQVIAVCGRKSGFSKTRHYPLKEVLRMPVALRERGSGTLEALKDALQKHKTGIDELQIKARLGGTEALKNFLIESGCIGFLPKRSVFKELKQGDLTEISFEGLHIERSFYFIQRKGETSELNKKLIRYARSIYNQ
- a CDS encoding thiol-activated cytolysin family protein, coding for MTYIKRITGAAALLLLILSGCKKHNDVAGTNSMQGLSKVSLPTIELKAHNYLPGGIGVVKFGEMDPNTAANEVKTNTVELRDSIWTDGFGKTVIGVSDEISISQTTHLQRAFAGSLIQGNSINDLTLKPIATYQSKVKPLKVSVSFPAKRVSGVISNVSLSGTRSFISDIMYNNQLGNQYASYGYSMERFTSYDEIKTAFGSNVNTRALFYKSSSSSSGEEHRITKRSGIYVRFVQRNFTIDVDLPDGGNLMDPSVNPADLAGMSPTYVSSITYGRMGIMSIESDSSYEATYEAFNKAYKALFVSGSSYLTESEKRIIDHADMRLFLVGTDGEATVKSVLGFDAFLKVAQEGQQFSADKPGVPIYFSLSNLSDHSLVKQTFRVSVYTDPVYARMETEGVKTETARNWYGDQWEDLTKTKGRVFVRFYSDVQATKPTNPPLFVRFNYKVVKRNVFAVYGMPGGSFPYEEKTTEEKGFCYNVFRITQYPLADPALLEDRTERNRTYQEDTMTLTETTSTSDEYTYVLLPGDFYKVLTPVRR
- a CDS encoding threonine synthase encodes the protein MTLTKKNISRLTALQCPRCGKLYDATVLQSYATCCQQPLTAVYTCDLPAPDFLKERDHSIWRYREMLPVADPRHIVSLGEGGTPLTTLHTLSARTGVQILLKDESVNPTGSFKARGISVAVSKAQELGVTHCIIPSAGNAGGALSAYCAKAGMKATVIMPRHTPATLQEECRLYGAELLLTDGLIDSCGRRARQLVQETGGLDMSTLKEPYRLEGKKTMGYEIAEQLHWQLPDVIIYPTGGGTGLIGMWKAFREMQQLGWVTGKLPRMIIIQSQNCAPMVQYIENGNLPDDFSGYPSIAYGLAVPQPFAKDMMQEVIRQSDGKALTVTEEEMEAGISEIAEAEGILLSPEGSATYMGLKKLIEKDWVQEDEQALLFNTGSWYKYR
- a CDS encoding thiol-activated cytolysin family protein; its protein translation is MKKNQLLLAAAILTFIVSSCKKDVQPDVESPQTVKSFKDLQKVPNAVVNVKAGNISLQDVLNNNKQSILSFLRDSAWANGTGKTMIFSSDEQIAPENQLRLVYPGSVLQSSGIANLQYVPLAQLQGKVKPITVSVSAPGKYITADIPKPSLSATRSFISNVFGSQVGNELVGFQFDMSQFTYYEELKLAIGANVNIGSMFSVGASFGKEKVEKTTGLIAKFIQKNFTLDMDLPSEGNLFDSTVTPAMLAPYSPVYVSSITYGRMGIIKVESNYSYDVLKVAFNLAFKVSTVGGGVTVDAQTKKIIDESSIMVRTIGGEGSEVTKTIVGYDEFRKYIESGGNYTAQAPGFPLYFTLSHVSDHSVFSTIFNVNIPNQ
- a CDS encoding VOC family protein gives rise to the protein MASSIISQRISPHLWFENQAEEAARFYTSIFKNSSVGNITHYTEAGHDIHGMPAGSVLTVDFTLDGQHFVALNGGPYFKFNEAVSFMVNCASQEEIDYYWEKLRAGGDPKADQCGWLKDKFGLSWQVVPVQLGEMLMDKDKERLSRVMNAIFKMKKLDLKTIEEAYGAPVSAR